The sequence CATGTGGTACAAATTTCCTCCTGGCCTATCCAAGGCAAAATTCTTCCTGGATTTTGCCTTGGAAAGCTATGAGAAATCCTAAAATTTATTACAAAGCTCCCTAAACTCTTGTTTGCCATCATCCAGAAGGTGCAACTGGGTGATGCAGCCATTACACTGGGGCAACTTTGGGATGCAGATAGGGTGGGCAATGAGGAGATGTTTAAGGTAGAAGAGAGAAACCAGCAAGCAAATAGAGACGGAATGTTAATGATTCAAATCTTGTTTGGTTATGCATCCTAAAGCAATCTCAAGGATTAATGTCACTTGGAGGAGATGAAGTTCACTTCCTAGGCTCAGTACagatgctgcagagaggcacagCACAACTACTTTTTAGTGTTTCCTAACAGCTGCCTCCAGAACTCTCCCACCCTTGAAGATCTCAATCTTGGTGTGTAATTCTCCTATAATTTGTCTAGAAACTTTGAACTAAGTCAGCTTTGAGTATCTCCCATCCTGGTGTTAGTGTTTAAACTCAAGGTTCTGCCCTCAGATTCTCAGTTGGAGGTCAGGGTGCTACTAAAGatgcagaaaggaaactgaGATAGAACTGCATTTCCCAAAAGCCTACAAACCAAGATGACAGTATCTCTGACCCTCTATAAGCTGGCAGTGATGTATCCATATGATTTGCAACAAGCAGTAGGACTCTGAAGTCCTTTCTCAAAATCTATGTTGGTATGAGAATGACTGGAGCAAGATAAGAGTGAAAGCAAGGCCAACTCTTTGGCGACAAAATATGGCTTCAGAACTTTAATTTAGAATTTCTGCCTTGAAAATATGACTTATTTTTTCTCCATATAAATACTTGTACTCTCCTTAAAAAAGAGGAAGTTAAAAGTATCCTTAGCTCCTCAAGGAGAAAAATAGATTTGTGGGCTTTAAAAAGAGACAATCTGTCCACTTGTGCCCATTTAAATCTGCACAGCAAGACAGAAATCTGTTCTGAGAAAGGTGGAGCACAGAAATTTTAGATCACCCTCAAATAttgtgaaaggaagaaaatagaaatggcTGAAGAGTGAGAAAGAGTCCTAATAATTCAGCAACTTCGAACCAGTAAATGTGACAGATACATACTGAGAAGGAATAGGAcagcacagaaaaagagaataatCATCAAAATGTCATTTAactgagaaagaagaaaacttgGTAACTAGGAGGTTTAGTTCACAATGGGTACAGAAGAGAAACAACAACATTGTTCTGTAGTTGTATTGCAATATTTAACATGatgaacagaaagagaaaaaatctGTCCTGGTGCTCACGTTTACCACCAGACCTGGAAGTGTGTTCTGTGTCATCAATAACATGATTAAAACCTGATTAAAAGAAATCCTTCACATACAACACGGGACCAGCCTAAAAAGCCCAGTGATGCATGgtttccccagcctctccagccaCCTGCTCATGCTGTGTGATCTCAGGATAGCGATCATCCTATTTATGTTCACACAGTACGAAGTAACTATTATTTGTACAGCAGCACCCAATAATTAGAGAGCTAATGAACCAACACTTAAAATGCGTTAGGTACACTCATGAATAATCATCAACAGTTATAATAAAACAGATGTGTATAAAGGAATTTCAACTGTTATgctttaaaacacaaaacaactgTCAGCTAGAGGGTGTTATGAAACTTAGCTGTAGGTTACACTAGGGAAAACCATCCATTATGGAAACCTCACTAAATGTCACTGGAGGCATCACCTGAGTCTAGACGGAGTCTTGTACTCCACACCTTTGAAAGGCATGGAATGAGAAACACAGTGGAATGGATAGAAGATGATAGGTCCCGCTTGGAAAGTAGAAGAAAAAGGACAAATGTCCAAAACATTTTTGTTACTAAATGTTCTGCTTGATTTTTCATTACAGTGGTCAGAAGGTGTCATAGCTGCACAGATGCCATTTGTCACTGATCTTTAAGCAtctcccaccaaaaaaaaaaaaaaaaaaaaaaaaaaaaaaaaaaaaaaagagcaatcaCAAGCCACAGAGGATGAACTGTGGTCAGCATACACCTTGCAGACGGATTTATTGGTACTTACATTTTGTCTTGGCCTGCACCCACTCTTAGTGTCAGCCGAGGAATAACCGGTGATGGAGCTGGAACAACTGGTTCTACCTTTATCTGTACAAGGGAACACAATCATCAGTCAAACAGTCTCCCAAAATATATTAATTACATGAAAGCATTAATGGAGTTAACCAAACAAAGTATATTGGCTTCATGACATAGACCTATGACAGAGTGATCTCTGCTCTCTCACACTTTGTGTTGTGGTATGGGCAGACAGAGTTTGCTGGGAGCTCCCAGATACAGCAAATCACAAAAAGGTATTCTATACTAAGAAATCCATTTTAAATTTCATTGTATTTGTACTTACTCATACACTTTGTTAACAAATCTTCCAGATTTAGTATGTTTCTTAGAGATACAAAACTCCCCAGTATGTTTCTGAACAATAACATGAAATGCTCTGACTACAGTACTCAAACTTGATAGGCAACCATTagtgtttgtattttttgtatTTTGTATAGTTTGCATTTTAAATTCAATTATTTCCCAGATTCATCACATAAATGTACTGTGACCTTCTAGAATACAAATTAGACACAGAGGAAGCAAATAAACCCCAAGCACCACCATTGAATACTTTATGAAAGTGCTTATCCACACAGGTATAACAACCactttttttaaatgcaattaGGCTGAGGTTTCTAATGGCTATTTTTCAAATGGCCTAGTTTCCAACCTTAGTATCTGGTGGCATTTAGACCACGCTCTTTGAACTGGTATCTGCTAGAACTACCAACACCTGCTGAGCTAATAATGCTTTGCAAGACCTGCACAGGATCATCTTGGATTTTATATAAGACATTGTAGTGAGTCTCCATACATCAAGTTACTCAACTTACATCCCTATATACCAGAAGTGTATATacattatatatatgtatatcattatatatatgtatatatgtaaaGAAAGAGATAGAGACTGATCTCATTTTAAGCAAGCGCATCACCATATTTAATAAAACAACCACCTAGCTGAATCTGGTCCAGCAACTTCAAGAGACAAAAATGTGCACACTAAATGGAAACCTAAGCAACTCTCAGTGGGAgaaatccatttaaaaaaagCTTCCGTGAATAAAGGGAGGGCAAACAATCAATTcaaagcacagaaagcagcGAAGGAGACTGCAGGCCAAAGTGGGAGGACTCCATTAGTACTTACATTGAGGAATGGTAATGACAAAGTCCTGTGCCATGCACCTTGCCCAAAGAATGGAAGCTGCTCATTAGGAGATGTCTGCTCCAGAGAcagaagggctgcagcctgaggagtATTTGTGTTTTGACACAGTTAACCATGCTTTTCACTAAAGCTCTCCATGGATATGTCTTAGCCTACTTCACAGGCCTCCCTCTAAGCTTTTGTTTATATAGCACAATATTTATGTTGTGTCATTTCCCTGGAGTATTGCAAGAGCTTTTCTCCTCTGGAGCTCCTAATGACTGCAATGATTTCACTGTCACTTTCTACAGGTAAGTCTCTTAACTGCTTTCCTGGCTTCTTAACCTGTAGCATCGTCCACTGGATAAACACAGAATTGAACCCTGGGTGCAGGAAACTCAGTAACATGGCTTTGCACAGACTATGTCGCCTCTTTTCTTGATGGTTTCTCCTACTTCCTAGTGCCTCTTTTGAATTCAAAACCTCCTAGGACAAGCACTGCTACTTAGcttccagcacacagcacaggaaTACAACCATGTCATCTGTCCTTTGTATAAAGGTTCTTTGTGTTATTATTTGTATAATACAAAGATGTTCCAAACAATGGTGGTGTAGGCTCACATGGTGGAACAAAAGCACATAAACCATTTCTTTATGCTCAGATATCAACATTCCAGTCTGCTGTGAGAGGAGAACTGGGCTCTGCAACAATCCTAAATCTTATCCCTTGGTACAGAGAATATCTTTCTATATTATGGGTTTGTGTGTAGGGTTTGAATGactggaacagaaagaaaatttaGGAACATTCACAGTTATAGCCTAGTCTTCCTCTGCATCGATGACAGGATTTTAGTTCATGAGTAAGAGCAGTTTACTTTGGGGCAGGTCTGGTAAGCCCTGCCCTGATGCGAGGATGGCTCCATTTCTCATGAAGCGGTTCCTCAACTACTTTAGTTTACAGCTCAGCGTATTAAGGTTAGCTGAAACTGggtcagcagctgctcagtgagCTGCTCAGTCACTCCTCCAGCATGCCCAGTAATCTCCATAGTAGAGGTGGGGTGTAACTGCTTTAACGGTTTGCTTTTAATTGGGTACTGCATGCAAGGCAGCACCCCAGCTCACTGTCTCCCTTTCTGGCTCTGAAGGCAGCACCTCAACACTTACTTCAAAACACAGAGATATAGGCAAGCCATGTGAAAAAGCTTCTCATCCTCAGCGTCACCACTAAATGCAGCACACAGCCTTTAgcttctgctttctgtcactGATGCAGAGTACTGGTTGCTGTTCTGTGTTTTCcagcagaatgttttgggttggaagggacctttaaatgtcatctagtccactcctgcccctgcagtgaacaaggacatctttaactacatcaggttgttcagattATAGGGAAAACTTGATAAAAAGCTTCAACTCCCCAACAAGATGGGATGCATGCTTAGGAAATAACCATAACAATACGAAGACAATGGAAACATAAACAAAAGAGTGACTCAATGGTAAAATACAGCAGTACTAGAAATAGAAATCTGGTATTTTCTATGGGCATGAGAGGCTGAAACTGCATTCAGCCCACCAAGGCATCTTTCAGGTTGTGCTCATGCCTCTGAAGTGGCTGTGCTGCGGAAGGTTAAAGCATCCAAGCAGTAACTTGATCATTTGCTCTCAGAGCACAACTGCTGGCTAAATAAGTAATTGTGTGATCTAAAAGCTAAATTAAGGAAACATGAACTTTTAGGGGTTAAAATGAAAGAGCAGCATTCTGGAGTAATACTGGGAATTGGGGCCAGCAGAAGAGCATTTACAGTGGATTACTAAGCTTCCCAAATCACCAAAGAGGTAAAGTCCAGCAATATAAGACTCCTTTGTAGCTAACTAAAAATACATTGTCAGTGGATTTGTCCAGTTTTATGTATAAGCAATACTTCTTTCACCTGAACTAATACTAGTAGTCATATAAGCCCCTTATTGCCATGTGCTGCATTTTTTTTGCTAATCTTCAAGGATTTAGCTTCTTTGCCACATACCTCAGGGCACCAACTGATAAAGCTCTAACTCTCCATTTTTCCAGGACACCAGCAGTGCGGCCTTGCAAAAAATGAAAATCGCTCAAGAGATTTAAAggagaaatttatttttaaaatcctGACTTGCAGCAAAGAGGTGGATTTAAAAAAAGCTTATCTATCAGGAATCAGTTTAAATTTTAATTCTATCTGGGGACTCTTTCATGCATTCTAGCTTTAAAGTTTATCTTTTGACAGGGACTTTTTGCCAAGGTAATGGGCAGCTTTGTCAATTTAATTTGTCCCAAGTTTTTCTTACAGCTGAACTCCTTCTCCTAATGTATATGTTCAGTCTACACCAAAGCTTTACCAGTTGTATTTGTTTGTGCACCTGTTATATTTCTCTAGAGCAAACTATATAGACAGATTTGCAGAAGAAATGCGAAATctgatgaaaaaaacccacaaataacTCATCTTTATTTTACATACATATGTATTTATCTTAAAAATAAATCCCTGTGGAAATGGTTAAAGAAATACTGACAACACATCTCAGTCATGAGGGGCAGACACAAAATGGGAAATCTATGAAAGTGTTGCTGCAGTCTAAAACCAGACTTTAAATGAACAGGGACAACTGGACCACTACCCTCCTGAACTCATCCACAGCAGATGAATGTTAGTTCTCCAGATCATCCTGATTCTGCACTGGAAACCACTACAGTATTACAGAataattcaggttggaaaagacccttgggatcatcgagtccaaccattaaccctactctgcaaagttcacccctaaaacatatccccaggcaccataTATAAACGCCCTTTAAACACattcagggttggtgactcgaccacctccctgggcagcctgttccaatgtctgactactctttctgtgaaaaaaaaatttcctaatgtccagtctaaacctaccctgttgcAGTTAAACATTTGTGAACTTAAAAAAATCAGTCAGCTTTTGAAATCGGCAGTTTGTCTCACGTCCAGCAGGTAGCACAACAGGGTACAGTAGAAAAAGGAAAGTGAGGAATGTCTCAAATCTGAGCTTGTATGAACTGCGTATTACACTCCAAGCAGGATGTAAAGAGCATCTTGGTAAAACCAGAACTTAGTGCTTCCTAATGCTAAGGATAGAGATTTAGGAAATCCTGTATCCAAGGTTATCATACATGGAGAcaatctctttcttttcttctttcctcttcgctttttttttttttatttaatattaaCAATTTAATGCGTATTATAAGGTGAAGtgacaaaaaaagagagcacGCCCTGAATTAGGGGAGCTGTTTCTAATGGGATTTCAAATCTGATAACATGCAAATATGCTGGTTTCATTTCTTAAATAGGAAATATATTCTCAAGATTAGGTGATActggaaagaagaaattatCTTTGGCTGATGGAAATCGGTATGAGCTGCAGGAGTGGAAAGAGCTTGAACCCACTTGAAAActagctcttctctctcttgggCATAGCACTCAAAAAGAAAGGTGACATTTGAACATTTAGACCATCATTTGAAAACCATTTTCTTACTTTAAACAAATTGTAACAAGACAGGGGTAGTTGTTCTAAGAGAACAGCTCTTCTGAACATCTCAGATAACTGGTGAGCCTGTTCATTTGAAGGCAGTCTGCTCCTCATTTCTGTCTGCTTGGTAATTTGCAGGCTTCTACAAGGTTTGGAACAGCAGACTTTTAAAGATGAAATGTGAAGTTTCTATGAAAGGTATGGGTTTGCTGGCCCTACTAGTGGAAATATACAGAACGAAATTGGTTCACTGCAAtacttcttctctggagactcaaaacccacctggatgtgttcctgtgtggcctgccctaggtgttCCTGCTTCAGCAGTGGTTTGGGCTAGATAATCTCTaaagatcacttccaacccctaatattctatgattctatgtatttgctctgtgtgtgctgttgTTGACCCTGTGCCTCAGGTTTTCAAGTGAAAAGTGAGCTGAGGAATACCAAAAGGATGATTTCACATTTCAAATTCATAGAACTCGACTTCCATTGCCTTGTATTCCAAAGAGGTGGAACAACCCCTGAGACTCTTGGGGGGTATCCTCCTTGGAGCTATTATTCttaaaaaccacccaaacctgGAACAAATACAAGAATTCATGTTCATTTTTCAAGCAAGTATACCACCTCAACTCATCCAAACAGCCTACCTTCTCATGtttgtgtttctctttttctttctctttcttttctctttctttcctctccttttccttctccttcttctccttttctttgtccttctccctttctttctttttcttcttctcttttttgtctttctttttctcttttggtttCTCTTTATCCTCAAACAGTTTTTCAGGAAGCATTGGAGACAAGGAAGGTAACATGCTGGGAAGCCTCATGGCAGCTGGTGTACTGAACAAGGGCAAAGGCATTTCTTTGGGAGGTAACACAAGAGGTGCTGATGGAGCCTTTATCTTATCTTCTTTACTCTTATCTTTAAGtttctctttgtctttcttatccttgtctttttttcctttttctttctctttctttttatctttatgtttttctttctcttttttggtATTGCCATCTTTCAACTTAACTTTTGTGTCAGCATCCTCAAAGTCCTTTAGTTTGAATTTATAGGGATCGAGATCATCATCTTTGAGTAGTTCCTTCCACTGAAACTTTGCTTCCTTGTTCCCTTCCTTGTCTTTATCCTTCTCcttgttcttttccttctccttattcttctctttgtttttctctttatctttttccttttgtttttctttcttcttcatttttgtCTTCAGCTCTtttttcaatttctttttcaCATCTACCGATGAGGCCAACTTGGTTTTCTCCTCATAAACTTTGATAAGAGGTTCTGGAGTTGGTGGTGaagcagaaggagaggagaaatacGTGAAATTTGTGGGTGGATTGGAGGGTGTCCCCATGTTTGCTTTTCGAATTACCTCATCAATTGAGTCATCCATTGTCCATGAAATGTCTGAACTTGAAGTCCCACCTGAGGGAGGTATTGGAGTAGCTCCTGCCTTATTTGTATTATTGGCAGAAACAGAAGGTTTAGGAGTTGCAGTCTCTGAAATAGAAAGTCTTTTAGGACTGGTAAAAATTTCCCCTTCTGACTCAGAACCAGAGGAAAACTCAAAGGGATCTGGTTCTCGTTCTGCGCATGCGCGAGCAATCACAGCATCGATTGAATCATCAATGGTCTTGTCCATTACTGGTACTTTCTTAGTCTGGTTTTCAATATTTGGCTTGGTGACAGGCTCAGGTGGCATCTGTCCTTGCTTTACTtgaatgttttcctttcctatCTTGTCACTTAATGCAGCCAGAGGGGTTCTGCTTGGCATTTCAGGCTTGACAGGTGGTGGCTGTGGAACATGAACAGGAACCTTTGGACTTTTGGGACTTTTAGGGCTCTTGGCGCGACCTGGtgactttttttctttggaTCCAGTTTTTGGTGAACGTATGGGACTTCCAGTTACCACTGGTGAGGGTGTAGTTTTAGGTGATTTTGTCTTTTGTCCTGGAGAACTTGTTTTGGACTTTGTTTTGGGTACAAAGGGCTTTGATTCTAAAGATTTGGGAGCTGGCACTTGCGGTTTTGCAATGGGAGCCAACATTGGTGGTTCTGGTGAAGGAGGGGCTAAGTCTGTACTGTCCTGAACATGAACTGGAGAAAGCATTGGTGGGACCTTTTGAGTATTTATTGAGCTAAGAGGCTCACGTGGTTCCAAAGCTCCGTCCAAGGTATCCCCTTTGGAAACACATAGTTTTGGCCGTTTCACAGGTGGAAATTCCTCAGCATCAGGACTTTCTAATGGTCTCTTGCTCAAGTAGTTCTCATCGTTAATTGCCTCATCCTCTTCcatctctccctcttcttccaGTGGCACTTGCATGGCCTCTGCAGATGTACCTCCATCAGTAGGCACctgttcctcttcctcttctgtaacaaagaatattttaaaaaagcATTAGGATaattaaaaatgtgttttacagaaacaaacaagcaccAGAGCAAATGTTCACACACATCTCAGGCCATCACTGACACCTGGCCTAATAGTAGACCAGACAGCTGGTCTGCTTGGAATGAAAATGTGGCATCTCCTCTGTTACATATCAGCCACCATTGCAACTTGCAACTGGCTGGTGCCCTCATTGCAGTGTAATCAAATCCATGAGCAAAGGTGCCAATGGTGGCAGACCttgtggagcaggtccaaagtgCCAGTTCTACCTAAAAACATCCTGATCATTTCTTACTGTAGCTGTTGGGAATATGGTAACACAAACCAGCTTCATTCATTTTAAAAGGAGACAGGTTGAAGCATTTTTTGGCATAACAAAGTAGACTGCAAAGCATATGTGGAAGTAAAAATCACTGGATTTAGGTGTCTTTCCTAAATATCACACATTTTGGACTGCAGTTTAACTACTGGGAAACTGTCTTCTCAAACTTGGTTTGCTTTTCCTGAAGGAACACAGTCTGAAGGTTAAAGCAGAGGACTATGCCCCATTCAACCTGCCAGGTTGTCTCTGATCACATCTTAAGAGCTTGCTGCACATGTTATCTGTTATGAATATATGGGAACACCCCAGCACTGTGTGTATGCATGGTGGTTTGGATCAGGAACATGCCTTTGAAATGCATCCCCCCACCATCCCCACTCACTGTTGTTTTATTTACATCACGAAGGAATCctgtgctggcttcctgctgtagtgaaaccaaaacaaaagatgtgttgccagaGGACTACATCTAACATGCTACGCTGGTGAGTGGGCATTTGGGCTATGACCAACAAACAGCTTCTGAAAGTAAGATAAACCTTGAACACGCACGGTGTCGACATCAGGCACCAAGTGTTTCAAGCTAGAGTAGACACCACCTGTGTGATTGctccattttttttcatttaatagcaattatttcctttttcctacATATAGTTTTCAGTCCTACACATGTAACATTGCAatgcagagaaaggagaaaaatcacTTGAGATCTCCCAGCAAATCCACAGTAGGTTTGAGAAGAGAACCTCTGATTTCCCCAACCACAGCCAAGCACTTTATCCTCTTGGATACACTTCCTCACTTTCAAAATGGAATTATCCAAGCAGGAAAAAGGATTCTTAGACTGGAATAAGAACGTCCACAGCGGTGTTAACCTGACACATTTATATTTGCTGTAATTACATCATTACACCTCTGTCTGTTCACATTCCTGTGTAGACAACCCCATGTCTCTGTTTACCCACCTGCAAAAACGCATGACATTTTGTCTAGCAGGGTTTCTGTGGACAGATATCAAGTGCCCTCAGATTCTCACATGAAATATGTAGTAAAAAACATTTATTATGTCAGTGGATAAAACCCAACTTCTTAATGAGCAGGTGGCTTCAAAGAAGCAAGCACTGAGACTTAACACCATTGCACCATTTTAAGCTTTGTAAGACAGCATTCTTCTGAAATACCTCTTTTTGAGGCGTTTATTTTCAGGTTTTCTGTGAGGGTGTTTCTCTACTGTAATGTGTCAATGCTCTGATTTAGGAGAGTTGAGTCaagagccctgggctgcagcacaaaTCTTGCCAGCATCACAAATTAAGTAAAATGAGCTAGCAACTCTGGCTTTTGCCAGGGCCCAGAGGATTtacagcaggcagcccagagaggagaCTTTGCCTGAGGATAAAGTCTTAGCCTTCCGTGAAAAACAGAAATGTTAGGGAGTTAGGTTTTGCCTGGCTGGGCACTGACATTAAATTTTTCAAACTGCAAAGTTAGAGTATAACTGAGAAATCACTGTGGGCTGAGCCTGCACCtgctacaggggaaaaaaaaatctgcttccaGATCATGGAAGTCATTTCAATCTCTCTTTAAGCTGCTGCAGCAATCAGCTGCCTTCATCTGCTCAAAACTGTTTTGGGGGTGAAGAATTAACATTCATCAGACGTCACACAGCACTGGTTGCTACTGAGCAATTCCTTCCCAACCCCCTTTAACCTAGTTTGCCACTgagaatttattttcatttacagTTTTAAAGAtaacatttaaaacaaacaccaTACTTTAAAATCAGGATTTAGAGAAGTCTTCTGCTTCAGCTGTAAGAAGAAAAGTGTATCCAAATTCAAAGATGAGGACAGACAGGGTTTGACCATGCAGACTTTAGAGATGGCAATATAAACCATTTTAATACAAAAAAACATGGAGATAAAAAGAGTCAATAAAGCGGAAGAGAAACTACAgcaacagttaaaaaaaaatacacttacTAGAAAAAACAGAAAGTCATTTGCTAATGATTTCTGCCCAGTGTCTACTTAAATAGCCTCCCTGTGATACTGTATCTCATGGAATAGCACTGCAATATTTCATATTTTTGTAACTCTTTCCCATCCCAAGGTGCTTCTCATGTATTACCTGCATGGGATTGCAGagtaccagcagctgctggatcaaaggcaaaaaaacaaTTTCAGAAGAGGTTTGGAGAAC is a genomic window of Dryobates pubescens isolate bDryPub1 chromosome Z, bDryPub1.pri, whole genome shotgun sequence containing:
- the TAF3 gene encoding transcription initiation factor TFIID subunit 3; the encoded protein is MCETYSRWLLRVSVAQICQALGWDSVQVSACDLLTDVLQRYLQGLGRGCHRYCELYGRTDPILDDVGDAFKLMGVNLHELEDYIHNIEPVTFAHQIPSFPVSKNNVLQFPQPGSKDAEERKDYIPDYMPPIVSSQEEEEEEQVPTDGGTSAEAMQVPLEEEGEMEEDEAINDENYLSKRPLESPDAEEFPPVKRPKLCVSKGDTLDGALEPREPLSSINTQKVPPMLSPVHVQDSTDLAPPSPEPPMLAPIAKPQVPAPKSLESKPFVPKTKSKTSSPGQKTKSPKTTPSPVVTGSPIRSPKTGSKEKKSPGRAKSPKSPKSPKVPVHVPQPPPVKPEMPSRTPLAALSDKIGKENIQVKQGQMPPEPVTKPNIENQTKKVPVMDKTIDDSIDAVIARACAEREPDPFEFSSGSESEGEIFTSPKRLSISETATPKPSVSANNTNKAGATPIPPSGGTSSSDISWTMDDSIDEVIRKANMGTPSNPPTNFTYFSSPSASPPTPEPLIKVYEEKTKLASSVDVKKKLKKELKTKMKKKEKQKEKDKEKNKEKNKEKEKNKEKDKDKEGNKEAKFQWKELLKDDDLDPYKFKLKDFEDADTKVKLKDGNTKKEKEKHKDKKKEKEKGKKDKDKKDKEKLKDKSKEDKIKAPSAPLVLPPKEMPLPLFSTPAAMRLPSMLPSLSPMLPEKLFEDKEKPKEKKKDKKEKKKKKEREKDKEKEKKEKEKERKEREKKEKEKEKHKHEKIKVEPVVPAPSPVIPRLTLRVGAGQDKIVISKVVPAPEAKPATPVSRPKTPPPVPSPVPAPVHVTPPPAPAPPPPQATVSPVLIPPPSPAVSAAGGSKAPVRSVVTETVSTYVIRDEWGNQIWICPGCNKPDDGSPMIGCDDCDDWYHWPCVGITTAPPEEIQWFCSKCANKKKDKKHKKRKHRAH